Proteins from a genomic interval of Zingiber officinale cultivar Zhangliang chromosome 2A, Zo_v1.1, whole genome shotgun sequence:
- the LOC122039746 gene encoding uncharacterized protein LOC122039746, protein MTDHYNRRRDQASALEDRLTSLHNDLLISILSFLPIKQRVALSAVCSRLLRLLPSIPRLDAFRLEVVHPSGGVDISQHFTFPRALIRQCHIVFHDFTYLSKRLEQLLVEDLVEVGVQDLILENSSIGWLHFSGQENCGFFGENCGFFGVKSLRSISLDGILVGCFDGHPHPPIACTLLTSLKIECCNLRRNDFLQAVLISCPFLETLHFIYSLEYGGNLSIHSASIKHLVLLFGHRAVSTINVRCPNLESLTVNVAHELRIEAPKVRNASLLLSISPATDPASALMRILDSAFGIDGAWLMLNSNTTPNGLTAEHVIDRIFCPEYIKDAVIINFDFDLKDRSSAMILTQLLKKCNDNKTRFDIRVDAMHIQSTNEMARDDHLLHGSTYVELIKLRMIMPRKRFEKFLLYQKRLEEEIKTRLQKLKSRTCKEQFNDILVFNEPLVEVSSSITNCIEIKF, encoded by the exons ATGACGGACCATTACAATCGCCGGCGCGATCAGGCAAGCGCCCTGGAGGACCGCCTCACTTCTCTCCACAACGACCTTCTCATCTCCATCCTCTCCTTCCTCCCCATCAAGCAGCGCGTCGCCCTCTCCGCCGTCTGCTCCCGCTTGCTCCGCCTCCTCCCCTCCATACCCCGACTCGACGCCTTCCGGCTCGAGGTTGTGCATCCCTCCGGCGGCGTCGACATCAGCCAACATTTTACCTTCCCCCGCGCCCTGATCCGCCAATGCCACATCGTCTTCCACGACTTCACCTATTTATCCAAACGCCTCGAGCAGCTCCTCGTCGAGGACCTCGTCGAGGTGGGCGTCCAAGATCTCATCCTCGAAAACTCCAGTATCGGATGGTTGCATTTCAGCGGCCAGGAAAATTGCGGCTTCTTCGGCGAAAATTGCGGCTTCTTCGGCGTCAAGTCGCTGAGGAGTATCTCCTTAGACGGAATCTTGGTGGGATGCTTTGATGGCCACCCCCATCCGCCCATCGCTTGCACCCTTCTCACCTCCCTCAAAATTGAATGTTGCAACCTTCGACGGAATGATTTCCTGCAAGCCGTCCTCATCTCTTGCCCTTTCCTCGAGACTCTACATTTCATCTATTCCTTAGAATACGGGGGCAACCTCAGCATCCACTCCGCCTCCATTAAGCATCTAGTCCTATTATTCGGACACCGCGCCGTCAGCACCATCAACGTCCGCTGCCCAAATCTTGAGTCGCTCACCGTCAACGTCGCCCATGAGCTGCGCATTGAAGCTCCCAAGGTCCGGAACGCGTCATTACTTCTCAGCATCTCTCCGGCGACAGATCCTGCAAGTGCATTGATGAGGATTCTCGACTCTGCTTTTGGAATCGATGGCGCTTGGCTCATGCTGAATTCTAACACAACTCCAAAC GGATTAACAGCAGAACACGTAATTGATAGAATTTTTTGTCCGGAATACATAAAGGACGCCGTTATTATCAACTTTGACTTCGATCTTAAAGATCGATCCTCAGCGATGATATTGACTCAGCTTCTTAAGAAATGTAATGACAACAAAACCAGGTTTGATATACGTGTGGATGCTATGCATATACAGAGCACTAATGAAATGGCAAGGGACGATCACTTGCTTCATGGCTCTACATATGTAGAGCTAATTAAATTACGAATGATCATGCCCCGGAAGAGGTTTGAAAAGTTTCTCTTGTATCAAAAGCGGTTGGAGGAGGAAATAAAGACAAGATTGCAAAAGCTGAAAAGCCGCACCTGTAAAGAGCAATTCAACGATATATTAGTTTTCAATGAGCCCCTGGTCGAAGTATCCTCGAGTATCACTAACTgtattgaaataaaattttag